ACACGTTCTTGACCCTGTCCTGACAGATTACGCACTTCTTCCTCTCCTCATGCTCCTTCAATAGGCTGAGGAGGCCAGTGTCAACTGGAGGGGCCTGGCTGCCTTGGCCAGAGGCAGGCTGCTGCTGCTTCACTGTAGTCCTTGTTGTAGGCTGGTGGTGGTATTGGTCTGGGTCAAGGTTGATATCATCCCACCTAGTGTCGAGGTGTTGAAGTGTTGAGTATAACTCCACTTGTTCTCTTCCAGTCTGCTCTGGGGGAAGAAGGGTACCTGTATGGTCAGTAGGAATACCTGGGGTCCTTGGATCCAGAACTGGGTGCCCCACTCCACCTTGGTCCACAGAAGGCTGTACTGTTCTGCCCCTTGGCTGTCTTGCTTGGGCCACCTGCCCCATAGCCTGTGGTCCAGCAGCATTGTCCTGAAGAGCTTGAGCTTGCTCCATGGCCAGCAGGTAAAGTCTATAGATGGTCCTCTGTAGACTTAGCATTCCTGGGATTGCGTTGACAAAGTGAAGACATTGCTGGGCCACATGACGAGGCAACTCTGGGTTGAGATATAGCAAGGTCAAAGCAACGATGACCGCTGTTAAGAGCAAGCCATAGATGTTGAGCATGAATACTGTGATAAAGACATGACCGAGGGAGCCCAAAAACTCAAGAGCTAGTTGGCAGGGTGTCCAAAGCAGTACAGATGTGCCCACCAGGCAGCTGTATAGGAAGGTGAGAAGTGTGAGGGCCAGCTCCAAGGCTTTATGCAGGGGGCCTGACACTGCCTCCCAGGCCCCTAC
The DNA window shown above is from Salmo salar chromosome ssa13, Ssal_v3.1, whole genome shotgun sequence and carries:
- the LOC106567673 gene encoding E3 ubiquitin-protein ligase RNF26 encodes the protein MDVVNFVSCAIGKCLDTLCLLLDLVIWFVNWLGRLFSNMGSSMHDLQVVPSGSILLEYWNCALFSFLTVTEVVTSTAHGAFNLLEGWLQTLGGVFESFKMVGHLSSHVAWRTKELLHRGLLSGHTVLKQTCDGFSIAFSLVLYFVNTIVNILLIGTQNCFSAMVGAWEAVSGPLHKALELALTLLTFLYSCLVGTSVLLWTPCQLALEFLGSLGHVFITVFMLNIYGLLLTAVIVALTLLYLNPELPRHVAQQCLHFVNAIPGMLSLQRTIYRLYLLAMEQAQALQDNAAGPQAMGQVAQARQPRGRTVQPSVDQGGVGHPVLDPRTPGIPTDHTGTLLPPEQTGREQVELYSTLQHLDTRWDDINLDPDQYHHQPTTRTTVKQQQPASGQGSQAPPVDTGLLSLLKEHEERKKCVICQDRVKNVLLLPCRHLCLCRHCSAILLQQPPQQHSCPLCRQAITQTMDVFL